In Gammaproteobacteria bacterium (ex Lamellibrachia satsuma), a single genomic region encodes these proteins:
- a CDS encoding glutamate synthase subunit beta: protein MGKPTGFKEYVRQDRTYAPVADRVAHFEEFAIAPGDEVLSQQGARCMDCGIPFCHNGCPVNNIIPDWNDLVYRNDWKEAISVLHSTNNFPEFTGRVCPAPCEAACTLNLDDVPVTIKNIEYSIIEKAWEEGWIKPQIAEHKSGKRVAVVGSGPAGMACAQQLARAGHEVHLYEKQNRIGGLLRYGIPDFKLDKKIIDRRMAQMRAEGVEFHTNTHIGVDLPARPLMNVFDAVVLAGGAEQPRDLPIPGRELKGVEFAMDFLRRNSHRVQGDQVEDFISADGKHVVVIGGGDTGSDCVGTSVRHGALSVTQVELMPQPPEKEDKGTTWPDWPNKMRTSTSQEEGCERMWSVASKEFIDDGNGNLAGVKCVKVEWSQDKNGQWQMSEVEGSEFEIKAELVTLAMGFVHPVHEGMLDELAVERDGRGNVKGETDGVDAYKTSLDSVFAAGDMRRGQSLVVWAIREGRQCAKAVDEFLMGASDLPR from the coding sequence ATGGGTAAGCCCACAGGTTTCAAAGAGTATGTCCGTCAGGATCGCACCTATGCGCCGGTTGCTGACCGCGTGGCCCATTTTGAAGAGTTTGCCATTGCCCCAGGCGATGAGGTGCTCAGTCAACAGGGCGCGCGCTGTATGGATTGCGGCATTCCCTTTTGTCATAACGGCTGCCCGGTCAACAACATCATTCCTGACTGGAATGACCTGGTCTACCGGAACGATTGGAAAGAGGCGATTTCGGTGCTGCACAGTACCAATAACTTTCCAGAGTTTACCGGCCGTGTCTGCCCTGCTCCCTGCGAGGCGGCCTGCACCCTGAATCTGGATGATGTCCCGGTAACGATCAAGAATATTGAATACAGCATTATCGAGAAGGCTTGGGAAGAGGGTTGGATCAAGCCGCAGATTGCTGAGCACAAGAGCGGCAAGCGGGTGGCTGTGGTCGGTTCCGGTCCTGCCGGCATGGCATGTGCGCAGCAGCTGGCGCGGGCTGGCCATGAGGTGCATCTGTATGAAAAGCAGAACCGCATCGGTGGTCTATTGCGTTACGGTATTCCCGATTTCAAGCTGGATAAGAAGATCATCGATCGCCGCATGGCGCAGATGCGCGCCGAGGGTGTCGAATTCCATACCAACACCCATATTGGGGTGGATCTGCCTGCCAGGCCGCTGATGAATGTGTTTGATGCGGTTGTGCTGGCGGGGGGGGCGGAGCAGCCGCGTGATCTGCCGATTCCGGGTCGCGAATTGAAAGGCGTCGAGTTCGCGATGGACTTCCTGCGCAGAAACAGTCATCGGGTACAGGGTGACCAGGTGGAAGATTTCATCTCCGCCGACGGTAAACACGTCGTGGTGATCGGTGGCGGTGATACTGGCTCCGACTGTGTCGGGACATCAGTGCGTCATGGTGCGCTTTCGGTGACCCAGGTGGAGCTGATGCCGCAGCCGCCCGAGAAAGAGGACAAAGGTACCACCTGGCCCGACTGGCCCAACAAGATGCGTACCTCCACCTCTCAGGAGGAGGGTTGTGAGCGCATGTGGTCGGTGGCGTCGAAAGAGTTTATCGATGATGGTAACGGCAACCTGGCCGGCGTAAAGTGCGTTAAGGTGGAGTGGAGTCAGGATAAGAACGGCCAGTGGCAGATGTCCGAGGTCGAAGGTTCTGAATTCGAAATCAAGGCCGAGCTGGTGACGCTGGCGATGGGTTTTGTACACCCGGTCCATGAAGGCATGCTCGATGAGTTGGCTGTGGAGCGTGATGGACGCGGCAACGTCAAAGGGGAGACCGATGGCGTTGATGCCTACAAGACCTCCCTGGACAGCGTGTTTGCCGCCGGTGATATGCGCCGCGGCCAGTCGTTGGTGGTCTGGGCGATCCGTGAAGGCCGCCAGTGCGCGAAGGCAGTAGACGAGTTCCTGATGGGGGCGAGTGATTTGCCGCGCTGA
- a CDS encoding OmpA family protein, with product MKSKPLILALLLLLILSACTTDDPHQRAKTGAAIGAVVGAVAGHQMNDKSGKFVGAAVGALAGAAIGNYMDDQQREFEESLAAEQERHDVEIERLKDDTLKLSVNNEVSFAFDSADISPAFKPTLGKLARLLNKYNKTVVHIIGHTDNRGSNEYNETLSSRRADHVAFYLEDRGVPGARIRTEGRGESEPRATNATEAGRQLNRRVEVYVKPIVEGDEETAYESPRY from the coding sequence ATGAAATCAAAGCCGCTTATCCTTGCACTACTTTTACTGCTCATTCTCAGTGCCTGTACTACGGACGATCCTCACCAACGGGCAAAAACCGGCGCTGCCATCGGTGCAGTAGTAGGCGCAGTTGCCGGACACCAGATGAACGATAAATCCGGGAAATTCGTCGGGGCAGCGGTTGGCGCCCTGGCAGGCGCTGCCATCGGTAACTATATGGACGATCAACAGAGAGAGTTTGAGGAGAGCCTTGCAGCGGAGCAGGAACGCCACGACGTGGAGATCGAGCGCCTGAAAGACGACACGCTGAAGCTCAGCGTCAACAATGAAGTCTCCTTCGCCTTCGATAGCGCCGACATCTCCCCAGCCTTCAAACCGACCCTGGGCAAGCTTGCCAGGCTACTGAACAAGTACAACAAGACCGTAGTGCATATCATAGGCCACACAGACAACAGGGGTTCTAATGAGTACAACGAAACCCTCTCCAGCCGACGCGCAGACCATGTCGCTTTCTATCTTGAGGACAGGGGCGTGCCTGGCGCCCGCATCCGCACCGAAGGGAGAGGCGAGTCGGAACCCCGCGCCACCAACGCAACAGAAGCCGGGCGCCAGCTGAATCGCCGGGTTGAAGTCTATGTCAAACCCATCGTAGAGGGTGATGAAGAGACGGCCTACGAATCGCCGAGATACTGA
- a CDS encoding AAA family ATPase, which produces MYDDFYKLKGKPFQLTPDHKFFFNSKGHNRAMAYLRYGLEQGEGFIVITGGIGTGKTTLVRNLFQELSNKNVMAAQLVTTQVDPDDMLRMVCASFGLAHEGLNKATLLHNLEAIARTRHAEGKQILLVVDEAQNLPARSVEELRMLSNFQVGEKALVQTFLLGQEEFKRTLQSPGMEQFRQRIIASYHLEPLSGDETEKYIKHRLQLVGWEDDPAFADEVFQKIYDFTEGVPRRINSMCDRLMLYGCLEELHAMDEKAVDAVIEELEQEVSYQKPGTQGQQQLASVSQLPSRGTGAQMSTSNAAPEMMSNADEFIYRIQELEKEISSLKKTMRNEQKLLRKAILLQMDMDEFDDVE; this is translated from the coding sequence ATGTATGACGATTTTTACAAACTGAAAGGCAAACCCTTTCAGCTGACACCCGACCACAAGTTCTTCTTCAACAGTAAGGGGCACAATCGGGCAATGGCCTACCTGCGTTACGGACTTGAGCAGGGTGAGGGGTTTATCGTGATCACCGGTGGCATAGGTACCGGCAAAACCACGCTGGTCAGAAACCTGTTTCAGGAGCTCTCCAACAAAAACGTCATGGCGGCCCAGCTGGTTACCACCCAGGTCGATCCAGACGACATGCTGCGCATGGTCTGTGCCTCTTTTGGCCTCGCCCATGAAGGCCTCAACAAAGCCACGTTATTACACAATCTCGAAGCCATCGCCCGCACCCGCCACGCCGAGGGCAAGCAGATACTGCTGGTGGTTGACGAAGCGCAGAACCTCCCTGCCCGGTCTGTAGAGGAGCTGCGCATGCTCTCCAACTTCCAGGTTGGGGAGAAAGCGCTGGTGCAGACCTTCCTGCTCGGCCAGGAGGAGTTCAAGCGCACGCTGCAGAGCCCTGGCATGGAACAGTTCCGCCAGCGCATCATCGCCTCTTACCATCTGGAGCCCTTGAGCGGCGACGAAACCGAAAAATATATCAAGCACCGTTTACAGCTCGTCGGCTGGGAAGACGATCCGGCGTTTGCCGATGAGGTATTCCAAAAAATCTACGACTTCACCGAGGGCGTGCCTCGCCGCATCAACTCCATGTGTGATCGCCTGATGCTGTACGGATGCCTGGAAGAGCTGCACGCCATGGACGAGAAAGCGGTGGACGCCGTGATCGAGGAGTTGGAGCAGGAAGTCAGCTATCAGAAGCCCGGCACCCAGGGACAACAGCAGCTCGCTTCCGTCTCACAACTGCCCTCTCGTGGCACTGGCGCACAGATGTCCACCTCAAATGCTGCGCCGGAGATGATGTCCAACGCCGATGAGTTTATCTATCGGATTCAAGAGCTGGAGAAAGAGATCAGCAGCCTGAAAAAGACCATGCGCAACGAACAGAAACTGCTGCGCAAAGCCATTTTGCTGCAGATGGACATGGATGAGTTCGACGACGTCGAATAG
- a CDS encoding peroxiredoxin: protein MLQVGQKAPPFQLPDADMYMVDSSDYLDKKNLVLYFYPKDDTTGCTIEAVELSDLMEDFERLDTLVFGISRDNCGSHASFRDKHGLTVRLLADPEGEACEAFGVWQEKEAHGQKRMGIVRSTFIIDKLGVVREALYDVKPKGHAGQVLQLVESL from the coding sequence ATGCTGCAAGTTGGTCAGAAGGCACCCCCTTTTCAGTTGCCTGATGCGGATATGTACATGGTCGATTCCAGTGATTATCTGGATAAGAAAAACCTTGTACTCTATTTCTATCCCAAGGATGACACGACGGGCTGTACGATCGAGGCAGTGGAGCTGTCCGATTTAATGGAGGATTTTGAAAGGCTGGATACCCTGGTTTTCGGCATCAGTCGTGACAATTGCGGGAGTCACGCCTCTTTTCGCGACAAGCACGGGCTTACGGTGCGCTTGCTGGCGGACCCCGAGGGGGAAGCTTGTGAGGCCTTCGGTGTCTGGCAGGAGAAGGAGGCACATGGCCAGAAACGCATGGGAATCGTGCGTTCCACGTTCATCATTGACAAATTGGGCGTGGTGCGTGAAGCGCTCTATGACGTGAAACCCAAGGGGCATGCCGGGCAGGTTTTACAGTTGGTCGAGTCGCTCTGA
- a CDS encoding response regulator, whose product MKLRTQILLFLFLFGLVPLTVMVVSNLPFVLDRLELFYHKAHLQNLRADFRDLDEHLASRHEMLRLLAKLPEPGGVLGESGVEGEARIDKARVNYTGWINKVLRDQFDIIQILFLDDQARPYFWLERNSRTQRWEPTATQPDLPNLEMRQAGMRQELGTVAVSLISLNPAAAHDDPRRFMTLRMISPIEGSGPQGFGKTVGAVVANIDVGGMARAYLNTLWVNNDGVYLEEQISGGQTPRAFTDFAGLKEIFTAGKLALWKGDAGQQVIWVPLFMTEDSGPLWVGRAVDPSPLSEFRNTLVLRVLTIVFVVSLLVLLSARWIALTVSRFGQTLTEGVGRVLREDEPVRFHWRGPREVSELGEQLTVLAEAHTHHSEEQRQHARQLEESNRYKSEFLANVSHELRTPLNSILLLSKMLTEGPEALHGAQRKQVSVIHEAGADLKALIDNILDLSRIEAGQASFSLERIDLRRLIEELMELVKPQFDAKSLSLAANIALNAPESFVSDHEKVRQILKNFLSNAVKFTKSGGVTIHAYEGEDSACPVCIGVEDSGIGIPGDKLGEIFEAFKQADGSTSRRFGGTGLGLSISRELAHLMDGNIRLESEEGEGSVFTLCLPLEFDHSDIDEARLEHVEPEAPGLQEHQPEPSAEPEDAVLPQSATTGEADFNGKRVLLVDDDLRNLLALTPLLESWGLEITAAGDGREALETLEEDPEFAIVLMDIMMPEMDGYDTIRHIREDGRFRDLAVIALTAKNTALDRERCIEAGADDFIPKPIDADELKALIARHLPL is encoded by the coding sequence ATGAAACTGCGCACTCAGATTCTGCTGTTTCTCTTCCTGTTTGGTCTGGTTCCACTGACCGTGATGGTTGTCTCCAATCTGCCATTTGTCCTGGACCGGCTGGAACTCTTCTACCATAAGGCGCATCTGCAGAATCTGCGGGCTGATTTCAGGGATCTTGATGAGCACCTGGCCAGTCGCCATGAAATGTTGCGATTGCTGGCCAAACTGCCAGAACCGGGCGGCGTGTTGGGAGAATCCGGGGTGGAAGGCGAGGCGCGCATCGACAAGGCGCGAGTGAACTATACCGGGTGGATCAACAAGGTTCTGCGGGACCAGTTTGATATCATCCAGATCCTTTTTTTGGACGATCAGGCAAGGCCCTATTTCTGGCTGGAGCGGAATTCTCGAACTCAGCGGTGGGAACCCACTGCCACTCAGCCCGATCTGCCGAATCTGGAGATGAGACAGGCGGGCATGCGGCAGGAGCTTGGAACCGTTGCGGTAAGTCTGATCAGCCTGAACCCCGCAGCGGCACACGATGACCCCAGGCGCTTCATGACGCTGCGCATGATCAGTCCGATCGAAGGTAGTGGCCCCCAAGGTTTCGGCAAAACGGTTGGGGCAGTGGTTGCCAATATCGATGTCGGCGGCATGGCCAGGGCGTACCTGAATACACTCTGGGTCAACAATGACGGTGTCTATCTGGAGGAGCAGATCTCCGGTGGCCAGACGCCCCGCGCCTTCACCGATTTTGCCGGTCTGAAAGAGATCTTTACGGCGGGCAAGCTGGCCCTCTGGAAGGGAGATGCCGGTCAGCAGGTTATCTGGGTGCCGCTGTTCATGACAGAGGATTCGGGGCCGCTCTGGGTTGGGCGGGCGGTGGATCCTTCTCCGCTCTCCGAGTTTCGTAATACGCTGGTCCTGCGAGTGCTTACCATTGTCTTTGTCGTCTCGCTGCTTGTGCTGTTATCAGCCAGGTGGATCGCCTTGACCGTTTCCCGTTTTGGCCAGACCCTGACGGAGGGCGTCGGGCGGGTATTGCGTGAGGATGAGCCGGTTCGCTTCCATTGGCGGGGACCCAGGGAGGTAAGCGAACTGGGTGAGCAGTTGACGGTACTGGCCGAGGCGCATACTCACCATTCGGAAGAGCAGCGGCAACATGCCCGTCAACTGGAGGAGTCGAACCGCTATAAGTCGGAGTTTCTGGCTAATGTCAGCCATGAGCTGCGCACCCCGCTGAATTCCATTTTGCTGCTCTCCAAAATGCTTACAGAGGGGCCGGAGGCGCTGCATGGAGCGCAGCGCAAACAGGTTTCGGTGATCCATGAGGCAGGAGCAGATCTGAAAGCGCTGATCGACAATATTCTCGATCTTTCGCGCATAGAGGCGGGGCAGGCCAGTTTCAGCCTGGAACGAATTGATCTGCGGCGTTTGATCGAGGAGTTGATGGAGCTTGTGAAGCCCCAGTTCGATGCAAAATCCCTCTCTTTAGCGGCAAATATCGCCCTGAACGCCCCGGAATCCTTTGTCTCAGATCATGAGAAGGTACGGCAGATACTGAAGAATTTTCTCTCCAATGCGGTCAAATTCACCAAAAGTGGTGGAGTGACGATACATGCCTATGAGGGCGAAGATAGCGCCTGTCCAGTCTGTATTGGGGTGGAGGATAGCGGCATCGGGATTCCTGGCGACAAGCTCGGGGAGATCTTTGAGGCGTTCAAGCAGGCTGATGGCTCCACCAGCCGTCGTTTTGGTGGTACCGGCCTGGGCCTGAGCATCAGCCGGGAACTTGCCCATCTGATGGACGGCAATATCAGGCTGGAGAGTGAGGAGGGGGAGGGTTCAGTATTCACCCTCTGCCTGCCGCTGGAGTTCGACCACTCCGATATTGATGAGGCGCGGCTGGAGCATGTAGAGCCCGAGGCACCAGGATTGCAGGAACATCAGCCGGAACCGTCGGCAGAGCCGGAGGATGCAGTGTTGCCGCAATCTGCAACAACCGGGGAGGCGGATTTCAATGGCAAGCGCGTATTGTTGGTTGATGATGACCTGCGCAATCTGCTGGCGTTGACGCCCCTGCTCGAAAGCTGGGGGTTGGAGATCACGGCAGCGGGGGATGGCCGGGAGGCGTTGGAGACCCTTGAAGAGGACCCGGAATTTGCCATTGTGTTGATGGACATCATGATGCCGGAGATGGATGGCTATGATACGATCAGACATATCCGCGAAGATGGCCGTTTCAGAGATCTGGCCGTAATCGCGCTCACCGCAAAAAATACGGCGTTAGACCGGGAGCGGTGTATAGAGGCAGGTGCGGATGACTTTATCCCAAAACCGATCGATGCCGATGAGTTGAAGGCGTTGATTGCCCGGCACCTGCCGTTGTAA
- a CDS encoding response regulator, giving the protein MKRYSGFKLLIVDDHEHNLFTLRTLVERHMDVDIFEATSGQQALDIAVKVPGIDLIILDVQMPEMDGFQTASMLKIRKKTKDIPIIFLTAAFKTEEFQQKGYEVGAVDYLLKPIDDNQLINKISTYFRLIEKERQMNRVLEQKVAERTAELAAAKLHLENIITYMGEALLVLNPEGGIESANPAACRMLDYTESDLRSLWISDVFEEAEEEQAGAFFGTWLEALIRTGAISRIEARFIAKDGRRVPILFARTAVKDQDGKISHIICIAKDMTGYIRDEDAA; this is encoded by the coding sequence ATGAAACGTTACTCCGGGTTCAAGTTGCTGATTGTCGATGATCATGAGCATAATCTGTTTACGCTCAGAACCCTTGTCGAGCGGCATATGGATGTGGATATCTTTGAGGCAACCTCCGGCCAGCAGGCCCTGGATATTGCGGTCAAGGTGCCGGGTATCGATCTGATAATTCTGGATGTGCAGATGCCGGAGATGGACGGATTTCAGACCGCATCGATGCTGAAGATTCGCAAAAAAACCAAAGACATTCCCATTATCTTTCTCACTGCGGCCTTCAAGACTGAAGAGTTCCAGCAGAAAGGCTATGAGGTGGGCGCCGTGGACTATTTACTGAAGCCCATTGACGACAACCAGCTGATCAACAAGATCAGTACCTACTTCCGTCTCATCGAGAAAGAGCGCCAGATGAACCGGGTGCTGGAGCAGAAGGTGGCGGAGCGCACCGCAGAACTGGCAGCCGCCAAACTGCATCTGGAAAATATCATCACCTACATGGGCGAGGCCCTGCTGGTGCTGAATCCCGAGGGTGGGATCGAATCAGCCAATCCCGCCGCCTGCCGGATGCTCGACTATACAGAGAGTGATCTGCGGAGCCTGTGGATCAGCGACGTGTTCGAAGAGGCGGAAGAGGAGCAGGCCGGGGCGTTTTTCGGTACCTGGCTCGAGGCGCTCATTCGTACCGGGGCTATAAGCCGCATCGAAGCACGTTTCATCGCCAAGGACGGGCGCCGTGTACCGATACTTTTTGCCCGTACCGCAGTCAAAGATCAAGATGGTAAGATCAGCCATATTATTTGCATCGCAAAAGATATGACCGGATATATTCGTGATGAGGATGCAGCTTAG
- a CDS encoding helix-turn-helix transcriptional regulator: MSEPNEPQVTEEDTALTANALKAMAHPLRWKILCSLGESELSVGEIVERTGTSQSNISQHLEQLRNKNIVVSRKEANRIYYRIRNPQLLDLIGIMRNVLCPANLDDRYPRS; encoded by the coding sequence ATGAGCGAGCCGAACGAACCGCAAGTGACCGAGGAAGATACTGCCCTGACCGCCAACGCTTTGAAAGCGATGGCCCACCCGCTGCGATGGAAGATACTCTGCTCTCTGGGCGAGAGTGAACTCTCCGTCGGTGAGATCGTTGAAAGGACAGGTACATCCCAAAGCAATATCTCCCAGCATCTGGAGCAGCTGCGCAACAAAAATATTGTGGTCTCCCGCAAGGAGGCGAATCGAATCTACTACCGTATTCGCAATCCTCAGTTGCTGGATCTCATCGGAATCATGCGTAATGTGCTCTGCCCCGCCAATCTCGATGACCGTTACCCCAGGTCCTAA
- a CDS encoding SlyX family protein — MDARLIELETRLAFQEENIQSLNQSVGHQQQIIDSLQQEIEDMRQRLQALSPSPLEGHTDEPPPPHY; from the coding sequence ATGGATGCGCGGCTGATTGAACTGGAGACCCGGCTGGCGTTTCAGGAGGAAAATATCCAGTCGCTCAACCAGTCGGTAGGGCATCAACAACAGATTATAGACAGCCTGCAGCAGGAGATTGAGGATATGCGGCAGCGTCTCCAGGCGTTGAGTCCTTCGCCACTGGAAGGGCATACCGACGAGCCCCCGCCTCCACACTACTGA
- a CDS encoding HEAT repeat domain-containing protein, whose translation MSKTPPDALLLLATGCAHCPAVLEALSRLLKEGHLGRLEAINIVEHPEAAKAVGTRSVPWTRIGPFELEGLHSQSELAHWCELAASGKGFGEYFTHLLETQRPHKVAEVIERDPASLTSLLALLEDSGTPMAARIGIGVVMEDLQGNELLSSAAPALVRLADSPKANIRADIAHYLGLVATPEVIPVLRKLQQDEHPDVREIATDSLNELSP comes from the coding sequence ATGTCCAAAACACCTCCTGATGCACTGCTGCTGCTAGCCACTGGCTGCGCACACTGCCCTGCGGTCCTTGAAGCGCTGAGTCGTCTGCTCAAAGAGGGGCATCTGGGGCGTCTGGAAGCGATCAATATCGTGGAACACCCTGAAGCGGCTAAAGCGGTGGGGACGCGCAGTGTTCCCTGGACCCGCATTGGGCCGTTTGAGTTGGAAGGGCTGCACAGCCAGTCTGAACTGGCGCATTGGTGCGAGCTGGCCGCCAGCGGCAAGGGTTTTGGTGAATATTTCACTCATCTGCTTGAGACCCAGCGCCCGCACAAGGTGGCGGAGGTCATTGAGCGTGATCCCGCATCCCTGACCAGCCTGTTGGCACTGCTCGAAGATAGCGGCACACCGATGGCGGCACGCATCGGCATCGGCGTGGTGATGGAAGATCTGCAGGGCAATGAGTTGCTGTCTTCTGCTGCGCCTGCCCTGGTACGATTGGCCGATTCCCCGAAGGCCAATATTCGCGCCGATATTGCCCACTATCTTGGGCTGGTTGCTACCCCGGAGGTTATTCCGGTGCTGCGAAAATTACAGCAGGATGAACACCCGGATGTGAGAGAGATTGCAACAGATTCTCTGAATGAGCTTTCTCCATAG
- a CDS encoding DUF423 domain-containing protein, which yields MARNFLFIGAVSGCLTVVIGAFGAHSLKELVTPEMLLVFQKGVHYQGVHSLALLAVGLLALHTRSTALTISGWSFITGILLFSGNLYLLVLTGVNPWGMVTPIGGTAFIVGWISLALAARRIG from the coding sequence ATGGCGCGCAATTTCCTTTTTATCGGCGCGGTGAGTGGTTGTCTGACAGTCGTCATTGGTGCCTTTGGCGCCCACAGTCTGAAAGAGCTGGTCACCCCAGAGATGCTGCTGGTCTTCCAGAAGGGTGTCCACTATCAGGGAGTGCACAGCCTGGCGCTGTTGGCAGTGGGCTTGCTGGCGCTTCACACACGTTCGACGGCACTAACAATTTCCGGCTGGTCTTTTATCACCGGCATACTGCTCTTCTCCGGCAACCTCTATCTGCTCGTCCTCACAGGCGTGAATCCGTGGGGCATGGTCACCCCCATTGGCGGCACTGCATTTATCGTCGGTTGGATATCACTCGCCCTGGCGGCGCGACGTATCGGCTAA
- a CDS encoding IS4 family transposase encodes MHPSQRVRIHQQKRISAHAANSDSYEFFNLLTAPEFLDKVESLLPDHRERLFPPTETLSMFLAQAMSADRSCQSVVDDAAIKRLMGGLSACSTHTGAYCRARKRLPMEMVSTLARYTGRMMTESTPETWHWRGRPVRLVDGATVALPDTTDNQEAYPQPRSQKPGLGFPLCRFVSIICLASGAVLDTAMGPCRGKGSDEQSLLRSMLDTLEAGDILLGDAFFATYFLLCALQEKGMDGVFEQHGARRRSTDFRRGQRLGQRDHLIELHKPKKKPDWMSREAYDQAPDTLNVRELHIGGKTLVTTLLCSKQTSKTALKTLYHDRWQIELDLRNIKTTLGMEILSCRTPAMAEKEIWIYLLAYNLIRLLMAQAALLADLIPRQLSFKHTLQLWLSWRRGDPGNYDDEKLGRLFILIAQQQVGKRPGRIEPRALKRRAKSFPLLVKPRHAAREEVRINGHPKKLK; translated from the coding sequence ATGCATCCTAGCCAACGCGTCCGTATACATCAACAAAAACGTATCAGTGCCCACGCTGCAAACAGCGACTCCTATGAGTTCTTCAACCTGCTGACCGCCCCGGAATTCCTGGATAAAGTGGAATCATTACTACCTGACCACCGGGAACGCCTGTTTCCCCCAACTGAGACGCTATCGATGTTTCTGGCACAGGCAATGAGTGCCGATCGCTCTTGTCAGAGCGTGGTAGATGATGCAGCAATCAAACGATTGATGGGGGGACTCTCAGCCTGTAGCACCCATACGGGTGCATACTGCAGGGCACGGAAACGGCTACCAATGGAAATGGTTTCTACATTGGCTCGTTACACTGGACGCATGATGACCGAGTCCACCCCGGAGACTTGGCACTGGCGAGGACGGCCTGTCAGGTTAGTGGATGGGGCAACCGTTGCATTGCCTGATACAACGGACAATCAGGAAGCCTATCCTCAGCCACGTAGTCAAAAACCTGGTTTGGGTTTTCCTCTTTGCCGCTTTGTCAGCATCATTTGCCTTGCCAGTGGTGCAGTACTTGATACAGCCATGGGACCTTGCCGGGGAAAGGGAAGCGATGAGCAGTCATTGCTTAGATCAATGCTGGATACCCTGGAAGCGGGTGACATCCTATTAGGGGATGCCTTTTTCGCAACCTATTTCCTGTTGTGTGCATTGCAGGAAAAAGGCATGGATGGTGTTTTCGAACAACATGGTGCACGGAGACGTAGTACGGATTTTCGCCGTGGTCAGCGACTGGGGCAGCGTGACCACTTGATAGAACTGCATAAGCCAAAGAAAAAGCCCGACTGGATGAGCCGGGAAGCGTACGACCAGGCACCAGACACACTGAACGTGCGGGAGCTGCATATCGGCGGAAAAACTTTAGTGACAACGCTGCTTTGTTCGAAGCAAACAAGCAAAACAGCCCTGAAAACACTCTATCATGATCGCTGGCAGATCGAGTTGGATCTGCGTAACATCAAGACCACCCTGGGTATGGAGATATTGAGTTGTCGCACTCCGGCTATGGCGGAAAAAGAGATCTGGATCTATCTGTTGGCCTATAACCTAATCAGACTTTTGATGGCTCAGGCAGCTCTGTTGGCCGACCTGATACCCCGCCAACTCAGCTTCAAGCACACCTTGCAGTTGTGGCTTTCCTGGAGGCGGGGCGATCCTGGAAATTACGATGATGAAAAACTTGGCCGCTTGTTCATCCTAATTGCACAACAGCAAGTCGGGAAGCGACCAGGACGCATTGAACCGAGGGCACTCAAGCGACGAGCGAAATCCTTTCCTCTACTTGTCAAACCCAGGCATGCAGCGAGGGAGGAAGTCAGGATAAATGGACATCCCAAGAAGCTTAAGTAA